A region of the Salvelinus alpinus chromosome 24, SLU_Salpinus.1, whole genome shotgun sequence genome:
attggTGAATTCGTTACTGATAGACACTTGATCTGATTATTCTTTTAACAAAACGTTGTCTGATATATGTTATATTTAGCTAGTTGATACAAACCCGTCCTCTTTTTGCGGTTGATTGTGCCGTTTTCTGGTTATAGTGACTTAATTGCACACACGACTGGAAGAACTCATCAAATTGTTTGACTTGGTCAGTACAATCCGGAATCCTCGGGACGTCCCTACTCAAACTTAACCCTTAATTATTTTAATGAATGGATAGGAACGTCCCAAGGCCCAGATAGCACGGACCATTTGACTTTTGGGGTGATTGTGTTCTAATTCTCCACCTAAATCCCAGGACTTGCAACGTGCCTTCTCTCTACATGTAGGCCTGGACTGTGAACTGATTCTATACCTGTCTCTGGAAACTGGATGGACAAAAACATTTTTGTCATGCCCTTGGACTACTAAAATAATCCATGGTATAACTCCCTCCAGGCCATGGCACGCCCATGCCTCCAAGTACACCACAGCACAGCCCCACTATGTACCAAATGTTCTATACCATCATTCAGGTTAAGCTGCCTACCAACCATGTGTGCAGCATGCCTTTGACACCTGGAACATTTTATGCAATATACTTGTTtcatggtaaaaaaaataaataatcacttACCGTTCTCAAATGTAACCATACGCGTACATTGTTTTAAATGTGGAAACAAGATATGGCCTtgcaattacaaccaattaaaTTATTTTAAACCATGTCATGGCGTTTGTAAATTCCTCTAGCTTTTCTACACGGTGTCCACTCGTATAGCACCACTTCATGCATACATCCAAAGCATGTCCCCAAACAACCTTTCATTAGAGGGAGAGACCTCTGCAACTGACATGATTAATAGCAAACAGCTTAAAGAGCACAAACCATTTAATAAATGTTACTTTTCTGAATTCTTATGTTACAAAGACACAATACCCACATGTAACCATCTGAAATCACACAGACATTTCAAAGTACATCACGTGTGTAGTAAAACAGGTGTTGCATTTCAGTTACGGAAGTAAATTGAGATTCCAATTCAATAATAGGAAATTACTTATTGAAACAAAATGGCCATTTTCATTCTTCAAATTAGGATTTTGAACACTAGTGAAGGTCATTTGCTTCAGTGGAGGTTCAGAGTAATGCAGTCATTTTTTACATTACCGTGAGAAACACCTGTTGTGTTGAGGGAAGGCCCATTCTGTTGAGTTCACATGTTTTCTAACCAGACAATGGAAACTCAGATGTTGGTTCACTGACAGGAGTAATGGTGCTGCTGGTAGGTTCCTCAAACCTGGGTGGTATTCATTAGCGCACACCGGTTCAAGACGTAGCAAAACTCAAataagcgtttcttattggaaaAGTTCAGGCAGTCCcgccctgtttcagtctgttctCTTCCGTTTGGAATCTAGTGAATACCACCCTGATGTTGGACACACCggctgcatctcagtagtctacaATGGCTTCCTCAGTTTGTCTCCTCTCCATCTGAACTAATCTGGAAACTGGTGATGTCATAGCCCAGCTGTGCACAGCAAGTCTGATTGGTGCACGTTGACATGGAGGCCTAGGATTTGCCATCCTTGCCCCCTCGGCTCCTCCCCCCAGTGTAGCGGAAACTCTTCAAGGGGTTCTTGCTTCGGAAGTCCTTCTAAGAAGAAAGAGGGATGAGACGGGGTTAGACGGATCAGAGTATCCATTACAGTTTTGAAAGTAAATGTTTGCTTATTGTTTGTTGCACCCAGTGTGAAGGAAATAATGGGGGGGAAAAAGCTAATGGAACAGCTGCAACTCCCCAGCCTGGTCTTTGTTGagctaggttagggttaaggctaggggtatagggttagagttatgtCTGGGCTAGAGTTAGTTCGGAACCTTACCTTAAAGGTTGTCTTGACGACCCCGTCAGGTTTgggcttctctctcctcctcctcttcctgctggACATTGGGTTGGCCACTCCCCTCAGCGTCGGAGGGACTGAAACGGCCAATGAGAATAGTGTTTACATATCACCGTAAGCTGAGTGTAATGTTGAAAACCATTGATAGGAGAGGTCCCCTTAGCAACGTGTGTGTCTTACTGAGGTATTCTGGTACGTTCTTCAGGTGTGGCTTGATGACAGCAGGGTGCAGGTCTTTATCGTGCCTCAGCAGCTGCAGGTCTCGGGGGTTGTCCTCAAAGTACGTCTAAGTGACAGAACAACTGACCAATCAGTGCCGTGGAAAAGGAAGAGAAACACAAaggggagcaggagagagaaggagagagagagaagcccacTCACCTTGAGTTTCTCTGAGTTGAGCAGCTCCTGTTTGATCTCTTTCAGTCTGGCCTCCCTCACCGCCTGCTTAGTTACTGACCGCATGGCATCCTAGACACAAACATTTATTCATACAAAATCCAAACTACCTGGTGTATAGCCCACAGCTTTTCATACCGCACCTGCCCACACCCGCTGGTTCTGTCCAACTCCCACCCGCTACCGCAAGAACTGGTCCCGAGCCCAAACGCAGTCCCACAATGTTATTTTAGGCGTATGGGACGCAGCTCACTTGCCAGCCATATCAAAAACACGCAAAAATAACCCAAGTAGTAGGTTAAATTACCAGACATTCTCACATGGCCCATTATATTAGGCTAATCAtatttaggaagtacatttccttggaaagaCTTCCTTGGAAAGTTGCCCTATGCTTCTCTGCCCATGCACAAGGCTGTATCCTACTCTaattgagaccacacacacacaaacctgatCTGGCAGGTATGACTACTGAACTGGAAGCAGCAAGAATGACGACAGCGACACTTTCTACATATTGcattgtcctataggatatagccTACCTTTAAGGAGGACGATATTCAGGCAGAGACAAAATGGGTCATTTGTATGAAAAATCAAACCGCCCGCGTCGCTCACCATGGTAGCCTATGCGCACGTGTTGCGCCTTTATACCGTCATGTCATTAAGGATTGCGCCTCCACATCTTTCCACTATCAATATTTACTGGCAAAACTTAGTCTAATCATATTTAAAACTACATTTCCTTGGAGGTAACCGCCACGTGATTCTCCCCGCCCATGCAAAGGCAGCCTACTCTCTTTCATTGAGACCACTCAAACTAGGTGCACTTGATCTCACACGCCCGACCAGGAGGGTTACTTAACTTCAGGAGCGAATTGTACAAAAAAAAGGGCTTTTAACACAATATGTAGGCCGACTCATGCAAAGCAGAAAGACAACCGTTTCCAAATGATCTGCGGAACAACAAAAATAGTTGAATCCCAAAGTTGTCTTGTCTGACCGCCTGCTCCCAACCGCAGCATGAAAAATCCAGACCGCGCCGCAATGATCTCTGTTGGGACCCGCAGCCCTCTAGTGTGAGGTGAACAGGTGTGATATAACATCCCAGGTGTAATGTACGTACCCGGCAGCGGTATCTGAAGCCCTCAATCTCCTCCATCTTAAACTCGTACGGCTTCAGAGCACACTCAGCGTTATCTGAAAACGCACAACACAGAGGCGCTaggtcaaacacacacagactaccgttACATCCGCACAGAGAACAGGGTCTGTCACAAAGACAGACTACCTCAGATAGAAACACAGTGGCTGATCTTACCTCCCATGAGTGCTTCCTCCACCTCTACCAGCAGGGGGAGCTCTGTGTGTGAGATGAAGGTGAGAGCGGTGCCTGGGTTGTCTGCGCGTGCCGTTCTACAGGAGGAAAAGGTTGAATTGTTCAGCTTTACCCAATACCTTCATCCTTTGAGCGGAGAGCTCAGGGGCAAAGTTTGAATGACACCCTCTTCTAGAGCTccgctcaaaagtagtgcactacaggagCAATAGGGCGTGATTTGAGATGTAGCCTTTGTGTGTTATTTCAGGAGGTACAGGCTTGTTACATCAAAATTGGGCAATACAATTGTATTCTGTTGTATTATGTTGACACTGACCGCCCAACACGGTGGATATAGGACTCCACGGTGGTGGGGAAGTCAAAGTTGATGACGTTGGAGACATTCTGGAAGTCGATTCCCCTGGAGACGCCGTACTCCTTGTCCTTGGCTCTGTGGGAGTCAGGTGTGAGAGGTCAAGGGTCATTATACCGTCGCCTCGGGTGTATTACCTATGAACCGAACCCAcgtgaatttgtccaataggaaCTCTCGTTTCCGTTGCGaaacgttttgctacagtgtACACTACTGATTACCCCCCTGCATTAGTGCAGAGTTGAAGAACAGCTTCCTAACTAAGTGGCTCCTTCTCTGCTACAACAAACAGCTTCAGTCCAAACTGGGCACAAACAGTATCATTTCAACTCTGGATAAGGCGTTTTAAAACGACcgactgctaaatgactaaattgtATGGTGCAGTATCCCATACCTCCCTgcgttcttcttcttcttcttccctttCCCCTCGGCGGCCTGCGCTGTGGTGGTGGGATCAACCAATACCTGCTCGTCCGTGGCGATGATGTAATCATAGAACCCCTGGTTAAACTGGGTGATGATGTGACACCTggggagagggggcgagagagagagcgcaggaAAGTGTTCAGATTTTGTTGGATAAACGGATGGATGTCAATCAACATCCATATCGTTCcttcccaccctccctcctcacctggaGTGGACAGGCAGCTCAGAGTTGAGTACACAGGTGGGGATGCTGAACTGTTCCAGGAACAGTTTGAGTCTGTAGCACCTCTCCACTGCCCCAACAAACACCAGGGTCTTGCCCTGAACCAGGTGCAGTTTCAACAGGGTGTAGATGAGCAGGAACTTATCCTCTTCCTCACACTGAACACTGTACTGCTGCAGCTGGGAGCTGTCTGGCAGCTGGGAGCCCTGCAGCTTTAAAATCACCTAGGACACACACACCGTATGAGAGGAATTCCGACAGAGAATATGCTATTAAAGCAGGGCCATGTTCAGTTGGGCACACTGTCGAAAAACGTTTTGAAAAGGAAAACTAAAATGAGCACTACTCTTGTTTGTGTTTGTCTTACAGGATTGTGCAGCAGCAGTTCCTTCAGGGCCTGGACATCCTCACTGAGAGTAGCTGACATTAGGAAGGACTGGTAGATCTTTGGCAGGTGGCTGATGGAAtgacacacacaaataaaatgtAAGGTACATGGGAAAGGGAGATTCCCTCTaaacaggtttccatccaacctttttacgCAAGTAAAGTAAATGtgacgacaggcctgatggaaacaggaaacgtgtcaacaaaacaaaatgacCCTAGACTAGGTGGGATCTTTCTGTGTCTGCAAAGATAGCTATGCGAGAAATTGCGGTGGAAACCCCTTTATGCGAAAagattgatataataaccatcgtaTCGAAGTAAACGGAGACAAGCActgatattacatttacatttacatttaagtcatttagcagacgctcttatccagagcgacttattgtgtggtcctcccaccgCGATGCGAGTAAAGCACGcactttattaggctacagatgaaataaggtatgatgaacttcacaggggggtggaagtgcacggtgatgagggTCGACGCTGCTTTTCAAAtgaatatcgagggtcttattctggggGCATGATTGGCTGCCGTGTGACACATAAAAAATAATCTTGCGCTTATCcacaataatctcatcatgtaggtagTCTTCCCGCACTATCTGCAAGCTATTAGCTAGAGAACACCTGCTAAGACCAGAGTGGGTACATTCGCTATACATCGCAACATTTAATTGTGATATAattatcagtagagttgaaaaagCGATGGAAACCCATGTAGCttgtattttttttggggggggggtcggTACAAGGGAATTTAACCGCAAATGTTATTTGTATGTGCactgtcatcacgcacagcccTTTACGCAAAACacgtcaatttgatggaaacatctatTGTTGGGAAAATGAGCATATTGATTTTAGAACAGTCACATAcatcttttgccaattggatggaaatctAGCACATTTCAACATAACCACTCACAAACAGTACTCCATTATAGATTGGTGACACTATCAGAGTGTGTGTACGTCTCTCCGTCTTGGTGTCTTACCACAGCAGGCCCTTGAGGTCGGCCTCGAAGCCGAAGGAGAAGAGCAGGTCAGCCTCATCTATGACCAGGGTCTCCAGCGAGGCCTGCAGGTCCAGGCTCTGGGCACTGAGGTGGGCCAGAACCCTAGAGGGGGTCCCCACTACCACATCTGGCTTTTCCATCAGGATGGGCCTgtcatgaaacacacacacacacactagtaagtgcaggtacacacacaagcaTGAAGACTACACATCCTTCTTCCCAGGCATTAATACACAGACCAGAACAATGTATCCTGTAACAATATGTTAGATGATGACAGTTGAGCTAACGGACCTCTGGGCAGACAGGTCAGCCTTGCCGGAGATGTCTGCCACCCTCACGTCTCTGGCACAGTAGGCAGTCAGCTGGCGGATCATGGCCTGTACCTGCTGCCCCAGCTCCTTGGTAGGAACCAGAATCAACGCTCTCACTGCCTGCTCACGGACATTCTGGAGAGAACACAGCAAGGTTCAAGCAGTTTCACCCTCGCTATAACTACTGATTACTCTTAGCCCAATCGAAGGGCTATGCCACTACTACCAGAGATGGTCTaaagcacaggtgtcaaactcattcaacGGAGGGAAGACTCAAgtcactcctcccttgtacttgatggaCCAAAGAATAATCAGTTAAGATCACTGGTTAGTTAGGAACTGCACTCACCTGGTTGAGGTCTTACTTGGCCACGCTCTAGCCTCTATGAATCAGAGCGTGAAAGACTCCTCTCTCTCGTCTAACATTTTGTGAACAGTCCCATGAATGTACTCTACCCGTTGTTCTAATTTTGTCATGTAGGAGGTAATCGGAGACAAAATACCCAGAGAGTAGTGCTATTAACCGGACTTTCAGTATGCTGGTCTGTATATCAGTTTTATATTTTCAATGCGAACGCTATTAGCATGCGACTTGCATAGTATGTCAACAATGGCCGAGTTTAACCCGAAAGCACAGACCAAATGTTATCCCACGCAATCAGCCGGCAAATTTCACAAGCACTTCCAGGTGCTTGCAAAGGAACACGCTTTGGTCGACAACGTTCGGTTACCTGCAGCTATTGTTCACATATTGTGCATCACATGAAACTCATCAGAACCTACCGGTGCTGCAAAACGTTGGGTAAACAACAttttcctgtggataccccatCCACACTTCCTACAGCCAAATGTACCAACAGCACAGACAACCAGTATAGTACGTTTAAAAattattttattcaacattctggcttgttgAAACTATTGAATATTTTTTAAAGCGACTTATTTTGGACTGATAGCCATGGAGCACCCATGGTAACAGTGATGTTTAGACCACAGCCATACCACCCTccatccatggaatgagtttgacacccatggtCTAATGTTATAAACCACTTGATACAGTATGGCCTTTGCTACTACTACTTCTCACTTGTTTGGATGTCAAGATACGCTGGATGACGGGCACAGCGTAAGCAGCTGTTTTTCCTGAGCCAGTCCTGGCCCGGGCTAGAATGTCCTTGCCCTCCAGAGCTAGTGGAATGGCTTTCTCCTGGATCAAAGTGGGCTGAGCCCAGCCCAAGTCCGCCAGCGCCTAGGTGG
Encoded here:
- the ddx56 gene encoding probable ATP-dependent RNA helicase DDX56, translated to MATDRLQFHEMGIDDRILKALADLGWAQPTLIQEKAIPLALEGKDILARARTGSGKTAAYAVPVIQRILTSKQNVREQAVRALILVPTKELGQQVQAMIRQLTAYCARDVRVADISGKADLSAQRPILMEKPDVVVGTPSRVLAHLSAQSLDLQASLETLVIDEADLLFSFGFEADLKGLLCHLPKIYQSFLMSATLSEDVQALKELLLHNPVILKLQGSQLPDSSQLQQYSVQCEEEDKFLLIYTLLKLHLVQGKTLVFVGAVERCYRLKLFLEQFSIPTCVLNSELPVHSRCHIITQFNQGFYDYIIATDEQVLVDPTTTAQAAEGKGKKKKKNAGRAKDKEYGVSRGIDFQNVSNVINFDFPTTVESYIHRVGRTARADNPGTALTFISHTELPLLVEVEEALMGDNAECALKPYEFKMEEIEGFRYRCRDAMRSVTKQAVREARLKEIKQELLNSEKLKTYFEDNPRDLQLLRHDKDLHPAVIKPHLKNVPEYLIPPTLRGVANPMSSRKRRRREKPKPDGVVKTTFKKDFRSKNPLKSFRYTGGRSRGGKDGKS